One stretch of Serinicoccus hydrothermalis DNA includes these proteins:
- the prfB gene encoding peptide chain release factor 2, whose amino-acid sequence MAVDFETEIKQLRTTMASVREVTDLERLGAQIAELEEQASAPDLWDDVENAQKVTSAMSRAKAEHDKVTGMDSRIDDLEALVELGREEEDAETLEEAEKELASLRKAVEQLEVRTLLNGEYDIREAVVTIRSGAGGVDAADFAEMLMRMYLRWAERHDYPTAVLDTSYAEEAGLKSATFEVKVPYAFGTLAVEAGTHRLVRISPFDNQGRRQTSFAAVEVVPLIESTDTIDIPEADLKVDVFRSSGPGGQSVNTTDSAVRMTHIPTGTVVSMQNEKSQIQNRAAALRVLQSRLLLLKKQEQDAARKEMAGDIKASWGDQMRSYVLHPYQMVKDLRTHHEVGSTSAVLDGDIDDFIDAGIRWKRSADREQD is encoded by the coding sequence GTGGCAGTCGACTTCGAGACCGAGATCAAGCAGCTCCGCACGACCATGGCGTCGGTGCGGGAGGTCACCGACCTGGAGCGGCTGGGGGCGCAGATCGCCGAGCTCGAGGAGCAGGCGAGCGCACCGGACCTGTGGGACGACGTCGAGAACGCGCAGAAGGTCACCTCGGCGATGTCGCGGGCCAAGGCCGAGCACGACAAGGTCACCGGGATGGACTCCCGCATCGACGACCTCGAGGCGCTGGTCGAGCTCGGGCGCGAGGAGGAGGATGCCGAGACCCTCGAGGAGGCCGAGAAGGAGCTCGCCTCGCTGCGCAAGGCGGTGGAGCAGCTCGAGGTCCGCACGCTGCTCAACGGGGAGTACGACATCCGGGAGGCGGTCGTCACCATCCGGTCCGGCGCCGGGGGAGTGGACGCCGCGGACTTCGCCGAGATGCTCATGCGGATGTACCTCCGCTGGGCCGAGCGGCACGACTACCCGACCGCGGTGCTCGACACCTCCTACGCCGAGGAGGCCGGGCTCAAGTCGGCCACCTTCGAGGTCAAGGTGCCGTATGCCTTCGGCACGCTCGCGGTCGAGGCCGGCACCCACCGCCTCGTCCGGATCAGCCCGTTCGACAACCAGGGCCGCCGGCAGACCAGCTTCGCCGCGGTCGAGGTGGTCCCGCTCATCGAGAGCACGGACACCATCGACATCCCCGAGGCCGACCTCAAGGTCGACGTCTTCCGCTCCAGCGGGCCCGGCGGTCAGTCGGTCAACACCACCGACTCCGCGGTGCGCATGACGCACATCCCCACCGGCACCGTCGTCTCGATGCAGAACGAGAAGAGCCAGATCCAGAACCGTGCGGCGGCGCTGCGCGTGCTCCAGTCGCGCCTGCTCCTGCTGAAGAAGCAGGAGCAGGACGCCGCCCGCAAGGAGATGGCCGGCGACATCAAGGCCTCCTGGGGCGACCAGATGCGCTCCTACGTCCTGCACCCCTACCAGATGGTCAAGGACCTGCGCACCCACCACGAGGTCGGCTCCACCTCGGCCGTCCTGGACGGCGACATCGACGACTTCATCGACGCCGGCATCCGGTGGAAGCGCTCCGCCGACCGCGAGCAGGACTGA
- the ftsE gene encoding cell division ATP-binding protein FtsE, whose amino-acid sequence MERVSLRYAKGDPWALREVDLDVTRGEFCFVVGESGSGKSSLLRLVILEQRPSSGRVLVAGHDLGELAARRVHLLRRQIGTVFQDFRLLSGKTVDQNVAYVLQVLGAGRHEIRQRVPETLALVGLEGKGRRLPHELSGGEQQRVAIARAMVNKPPILLADEPTGNLDPDTSQEIVAILDRINRAGTTVLMATHDTTIVDQFRKRVVQLRDGEVVRDQAEGGYRQVVAP is encoded by the coding sequence ATGGAGCGCGTCAGTCTGCGCTACGCCAAGGGCGACCCCTGGGCGTTGCGCGAGGTCGACCTCGACGTCACCCGCGGTGAGTTCTGCTTCGTCGTGGGGGAGTCCGGCTCCGGCAAGTCCTCGCTCCTGCGCCTGGTGATCCTCGAGCAGCGGCCCTCCTCCGGGCGGGTGCTGGTCGCCGGGCACGACCTCGGGGAGCTGGCGGCCCGCCGCGTGCACCTGCTCCGGCGCCAGATCGGCACCGTCTTCCAGGACTTCCGGCTGCTCTCGGGCAAGACCGTCGACCAGAACGTCGCCTACGTCCTGCAGGTCCTCGGTGCCGGCCGGCACGAGATCCGGCAGCGGGTCCCCGAGACCCTGGCCCTCGTCGGCCTGGAGGGCAAGGGCAGGAGGCTGCCGCACGAGCTGTCCGGCGGGGAGCAGCAGAGGGTCGCGATCGCGCGCGCGATGGTCAACAAGCCGCCGATCCTGCTGGCCGACGAGCCGACCGGCAACCTCGACCCGGACACCAGCCAGGAGATCGTGGCGATCCTCGACCGGATCAACCGGGCGGGCACCACGGTCCTCATGGCCACGCACGACACGACGATCGTCGACCAGTTCCGCAAGCGCGTCGTCCAGCTGCGCGACGGCGAGGTCGTGCGCGACCAGGCCGAGGGCGGCTACCGGCAGGTGGTCGCGCCGTGA
- a CDS encoding CBS domain-containing protein yields MTTARDIMTPQAHTVSESASLVEAATLMREHGVGALPVMSEDGMLSGIITDRDIVVAGVAASHDVGAVAVGTVTQGIVSTVAPDEDVDRVVGVMGDQQIKRLVVVDGHEVIGMISESDLARNVDEDKIVDFVKQVYGRS; encoded by the coding sequence ATGACCACCGCACGCGACATCATGACCCCGCAGGCCCACACCGTGAGCGAGAGCGCCTCGCTGGTCGAGGCCGCCACGCTCATGCGCGAGCACGGCGTCGGGGCGCTGCCGGTCATGTCCGAGGACGGGATGCTGTCCGGGATCATCACCGACCGCGACATCGTGGTCGCCGGTGTGGCCGCCTCGCACGACGTCGGTGCGGTCGCCGTCGGCACCGTCACCCAGGGGATCGTCTCCACCGTCGCCCCGGACGAGGACGTCGACCGGGTGGTCGGCGTCATGGGCGACCAGCAGATCAAGCGCTTGGTGGTCGTCGACGGGCACGAGGTGATCGGGATGATCAGCGAGTCCGACCTGGCACGCAACGTCGACGAGGACAAGATCGTCGACTTCGTCAAGCAGGTCTACGGACGCAGCTGA
- a CDS encoding ExeM/NucH family extracellular endonuclease, with product MQNHLRRVVAAASTTALAATGLVALAPTSMAAGPGLVVNEVYGGGGNSGADYTNDFVELFNSTEEPIDLDGYAVSYYSSSGNLGNRCELTGTVEPGTHFLVQQQAGSGGTTPLPDPDAECSASMSGSSGSVELTSGEEVVDLVGYGSASLFEGSAAAEGLSNTTSASRTDAVDTDDNAADFTRGEPTPTNSGGGGTDPEPEPDPDPVEASIAEIQGTGEASELVGQSVNTSGVVTAAYPTGGFSGVYLQTAGTGGVEKVPGDASDGIFLYSSWAADNAEIGDCLQVEGAEVVEYNGLTEISGGFVDVVEGCEAVSPTSLSTLPVTDAEKEVYEGMLVQPEGTYTITNNYQLNQYGQIGLALGEEPLYQATDRVLPGEEAEAYEAANQERYITLDDGSSWDYLRNSTAQSSALPYLSAEEPHRTGSQVTFASPVILDYRFQWNYQPVGQVVGSESPVDPITSENDREVDPPAVGGDVQIGAFNVLNYFSDLGRDEEGCDYYADRFGNPVGTDFCEVRGAWSQQAFEDQQAKLVTAINGTDAEVLALMEIENSAALSYIDHPRDKALADLVAALNAEAGEERWAYAPSPTVTPPGEDVIRTAFIYDPSEVSLEGPSMIQLDDAFANARYPLAQEFTTTDGTSFVAIANHFKSKGSGEDDGTGQGLANPARIAQAEALSAWSEEMFADEAVFLMGDFNAYSREDPVRVIEDAGYTNVASAFEPDSMTYQFSGRLGSLDHVFANEAATELVSGAGVWDINGDESIAFQYSRRNYNLVDFHSDDQFASSDHDPVLVGLAGATDEVVPVERIAGTNRYDTAARIAQAYPEDVSTVYVATGESFADALSGAAPAARGLLPTTSSEVAVAPDGSPAPILLTRTDGLPQATIGALEDLEPDNIVILGGEVAVSEDVEEALEGYGEVSRISGEDRYETSALLATQYGEVDHVYVATGQNGAFADALSASSLAATEGVPVLLTRTATVPGSLTTALEALGDPEVIVLGGEGAVSGDVFTALDATERLAGTDRYGTSVAVAERFGYDDTNPAPAVHVATGLDYPDALAGSALAGVQQVPVMLSRTDDIPADTLDAIVALDPAQAFLLGGTTALTDNVFDTLVAALNGDQAP from the coding sequence ATGCAGAACCACCTCAGGCGCGTCGTCGCGGCCGCCTCCACCACCGCGCTGGCGGCGACCGGACTGGTCGCCCTGGCCCCGACGAGCATGGCGGCGGGCCCCGGCCTCGTCGTCAACGAGGTCTACGGCGGCGGGGGCAACTCCGGCGCCGACTACACCAACGACTTCGTCGAGCTCTTCAACTCCACCGAGGAGCCGATCGACCTGGACGGGTATGCCGTCTCCTACTACTCCTCCTCCGGCAACCTGGGCAACCGGTGCGAGCTGACCGGCACCGTCGAGCCCGGCACCCACTTCCTCGTGCAGCAGCAGGCGGGCAGCGGCGGCACCACTCCCCTGCCCGACCCGGACGCCGAGTGCAGCGCCTCGATGAGCGGCTCCAGCGGCAGCGTCGAGCTCACCTCCGGCGAGGAGGTCGTCGACCTGGTCGGCTACGGCTCGGCCTCGCTCTTCGAGGGCAGCGCCGCGGCGGAGGGGCTGAGCAACACGACCTCGGCGAGCCGGACCGACGCGGTCGACACCGACGACAACGCCGCCGACTTCACCCGCGGCGAGCCCACCCCCACCAACAGCGGTGGAGGGGGCACCGACCCGGAGCCGGAGCCCGACCCGGACCCGGTCGAGGCGAGCATCGCCGAGATCCAGGGCACCGGCGAGGCCTCCGAGCTCGTCGGCCAGAGCGTCAACACCAGCGGCGTGGTGACCGCGGCCTACCCCACCGGCGGCTTCAGCGGGGTCTACCTGCAGACGGCCGGCACCGGCGGGGTGGAGAAGGTGCCGGGCGACGCCTCGGACGGCATCTTCCTCTACAGCTCGTGGGCGGCGGACAACGCCGAGATCGGCGACTGCCTCCAGGTCGAGGGGGCCGAGGTGGTCGAGTACAACGGCCTCACCGAGATCTCCGGCGGCTTCGTCGACGTCGTCGAGGGCTGCGAGGCGGTCTCGCCCACCTCGCTCTCGACGCTGCCGGTGACGGACGCCGAGAAGGAGGTCTACGAGGGCATGCTCGTGCAGCCCGAGGGGACCTACACCATCACCAACAACTACCAGCTCAACCAGTACGGCCAGATCGGTCTGGCGCTGGGTGAGGAGCCGCTCTACCAGGCCACGGACCGCGTGCTGCCGGGTGAGGAGGCCGAGGCCTACGAGGCGGCCAACCAGGAGCGCTACATCACCCTGGACGACGGCTCGAGCTGGGACTACCTGCGCAACAGCACGGCCCAGTCCTCGGCGCTGCCCTACCTGTCTGCCGAGGAGCCGCACCGCACCGGCTCGCAGGTCACCTTCGCCTCGCCGGTGATCCTGGACTACCGCTTCCAGTGGAACTACCAGCCGGTCGGCCAGGTCGTCGGCTCCGAGAGCCCGGTCGACCCGATCACCAGCGAGAACGACCGCGAGGTCGACCCGCCCGCGGTCGGTGGCGACGTCCAGATCGGTGCGTTCAACGTGCTCAACTACTTCTCCGACCTGGGCCGGGACGAGGAGGGCTGCGACTACTACGCCGACCGCTTCGGCAACCCGGTCGGCACCGACTTCTGCGAGGTCCGGGGCGCCTGGTCCCAGCAGGCCTTCGAGGACCAGCAGGCCAAGCTCGTCACCGCCATCAACGGCACCGACGCCGAGGTCCTGGCCCTCATGGAGATCGAGAACTCCGCGGCGCTGTCCTACATCGACCACCCGCGCGACAAGGCGCTCGCCGATCTCGTGGCGGCGCTCAACGCCGAGGCCGGCGAGGAGCGCTGGGCCTACGCCCCGTCGCCGACGGTGACCCCGCCGGGCGAGGACGTCATCCGCACCGCGTTCATCTACGACCCGTCCGAGGTGTCGCTCGAGGGTCCCTCGATGATCCAGCTCGACGACGCCTTCGCCAACGCCCGGTACCCGCTGGCGCAGGAGTTCACCACGACCGACGGCACGTCCTTCGTGGCGATCGCCAACCACTTCAAGTCGAAGGGGTCCGGCGAGGACGACGGCACCGGTCAGGGCCTGGCCAACCCGGCGCGCATCGCGCAGGCCGAGGCGCTCAGCGCCTGGTCGGAGGAGATGTTCGCGGACGAGGCGGTCTTCCTCATGGGCGACTTCAACGCCTACAGCCGCGAGGACCCGGTCCGGGTCATCGAGGACGCCGGCTACACCAACGTGGCCAGCGCCTTCGAGCCGGACTCCATGACCTACCAGTTCAGCGGACGGCTGGGCTCGCTGGACCACGTCTTCGCCAACGAGGCGGCCACCGAGCTGGTGTCCGGTGCGGGCGTGTGGGACATCAACGGCGATGAGTCGATCGCGTTCCAGTACAGCCGGCGCAACTACAACCTCGTCGACTTCCACAGCGACGACCAGTTCGCCAGCTCCGACCACGACCCGGTCCTCGTCGGACTGGCCGGCGCCACCGACGAGGTCGTACCGGTGGAGCGCATCGCGGGCACCAACCGCTACGACACGGCGGCCAGGATCGCGCAGGCCTACCCGGAGGACGTGAGCACCGTCTACGTCGCCACCGGTGAGAGCTTCGCCGACGCGCTCTCCGGCGCGGCGCCCGCCGCCCGCGGCCTGCTGCCGACGACGAGCAGCGAGGTCGCCGTCGCCCCCGACGGCTCGCCCGCCCCGATCCTGCTGACGCGGACCGACGGGCTGCCCCAGGCCACCATCGGTGCGCTGGAGGACCTCGAGCCGGACAACATCGTCATCCTCGGTGGCGAGGTCGCGGTCTCCGAGGACGTCGAGGAGGCGCTCGAGGGCTACGGCGAGGTCAGCCGGATCTCGGGCGAGGACCGTTACGAGACCTCCGCGCTGCTCGCGACGCAGTACGGCGAGGTCGATCACGTCTACGTGGCGACCGGTCAGAACGGTGCCTTCGCCGACGCGCTGTCCGCGTCGTCCCTGGCCGCGACCGAGGGGGTGCCGGTCCTGCTGACCCGCACCGCCACGGTGCCCGGCTCGCTCACCACCGCCCTGGAGGCCCTCGGCGACCCCGAGGTGATCGTCCTGGGCGGCGAGGGTGCCGTCAGCGGTGACGTCTTCACCGCCCTGGACGCGACCGAGCGTCTCGCCGGGACCGACCGCTACGGCACCTCGGTGGCCGTGGCCGAACGGTTCGGCTACGACGACACCAACCCCGCCCCGGCGGTCCACGTCGCCACCGGCCTGGACTACCCGGACGCGCTGGCCGGGTCGGCCCTGGCCGGGGTCCAGCAGGTCCCCGTCATGCTGAGCCGCACGGACGACATCCCGGCGGACACGCTGGACGCGATCGTCGCCCTCGACCCGGCCCAGGCGTTCCTCCTGGGTGGAACCACCGCCCTGACAGACAACGTCTTCGACACCCTCGTCGCCGCCCTCAACGGCGACCAGGCGCCCTGA
- a CDS encoding DUF664 domain-containing protein: protein MSQPTIDDVVDEADDVRRTWERSVERSRQALREALATEGEDPLGALHPAWGGRGQVSVRWILAHAVEEYARHNGHADLLREVADGQTGE, encoded by the coding sequence ATGAGTCAGCCCACCATCGACGACGTGGTCGACGAGGCCGACGACGTGCGGCGCACGTGGGAGCGGTCGGTCGAGCGCTCCCGGCAGGCCCTGCGCGAGGCGCTCGCCACCGAGGGTGAGGACCCGTTGGGTGCCCTCCACCCGGCCTGGGGCGGGCGGGGCCAGGTGTCGGTGCGCTGGATCCTCGCGCACGCGGTCGAGGAGTATGCCCGGCACAACGGCCACGCGGACCTGCTGCGCGAGGTGGCCGACGGGCAGACGGGGGAGTAG
- the ftsX gene encoding permease-like cell division protein FtsX, with product MRPGFLLGEVGNGLRRNFSMFVSVVLVTMVSLFFLGVGLLAQAQVDTAKGEWYDRVQVSIFLCTPDSTDAPGCATGAVTPEQRDQIERDLQGLEPLVTEYFYESNEEAYQRFTEQFRNSSALESVPQESIPASFRVNLSDPSQYDVIRAAFEQAPGVDSVEDQREVVDKLFAFLGALSWGALALAVAMVVCAALLISTTIRLTAWTRRRETAIQRMVGASAFSIHLPFILETVVAALLGAALAIGLLWATVRFGVSGFLSELLAGESGLVSLVGERDLWLMTPFLVGGAVLLAVVTAWMALLRHVRV from the coding sequence GTGAGGCCGGGCTTCCTGCTCGGCGAGGTCGGCAACGGCCTGCGCCGCAACTTCTCGATGTTCGTCTCCGTCGTCCTCGTGACGATGGTCTCGCTCTTCTTCCTCGGCGTCGGGCTGCTGGCCCAGGCGCAGGTCGACACCGCCAAGGGGGAGTGGTACGACAGGGTCCAGGTCTCGATCTTCCTGTGCACCCCCGACTCCACCGACGCCCCCGGGTGCGCCACCGGCGCGGTGACCCCCGAGCAGCGCGACCAGATCGAGCGGGACCTGCAGGGCCTGGAGCCCCTGGTCACCGAGTACTTCTACGAGTCCAACGAGGAGGCATACCAGCGGTTCACCGAGCAGTTCCGCAACTCCTCGGCGCTGGAGTCGGTGCCGCAGGAGTCGATCCCCGCCTCGTTCCGGGTGAACCTGTCCGACCCGTCGCAGTACGACGTGATCCGCGCCGCCTTCGAGCAGGCGCCCGGGGTCGACAGCGTCGAGGACCAGCGTGAGGTCGTCGACAAGCTCTTCGCCTTCCTCGGCGCGCTCAGCTGGGGGGCGCTGGCGCTCGCCGTGGCCATGGTCGTCTGCGCGGCCCTGCTCATCTCGACGACCATCCGGCTCACCGCGTGGACCCGGCGCCGGGAGACCGCGATCCAGCGGATGGTGGGGGCCTCGGCCTTCTCCATCCACCTGCCGTTCATCCTCGAGACCGTCGTGGCGGCGCTGCTGGGCGCCGCGCTCGCCATCGGCCTGCTCTGGGCCACCGTGCGCTTCGGGGTGAGCGGCTTCCTGTCCGAGCTGCTCGCGGGTGAGAGCGGCCTGGTCAGCCTGGTCGGGGAGCGCGACCTGTGGCTGATGACCCCGTTCCTCGTCGGCGGAGCCGTCCTGCTCGCCGTCGTGACCGCCTGGATGGCGCTGCTGCGCCACGTCAGGGTCTGA
- a CDS encoding M23 family metallopeptidase, producing the protein MVTTPRPGRDESDAATRLAGRRAYRVRRALAVALVGALGAATPALASDELDDIRDRLAKVEQDRESAAQEREAGEQRVEDLHEEHEHFSAELEEAQARLDETAGQVEQARVVLDEAELDLADAEAETERIEGELAVARENEAQIEDSIEQVASDREQTRTTVGAIARESYKDGGMGSLATTLELLSGEADAVDQMSMARTVLRVQDQQIQQLATQEAEQVAEQDRLTGIRSDIDYLLAKAEANVVAKEQARVAADAAKVELEELEAQQEQARADLETEKAKVEDSLAAEQERAEDLESELAELARTKHGLETEEEAELQRIAEAEARRKAEEEARRKAAAEAAAKKAAEEEAARQRAAEREAERQRAAEAEAQRLRDEAAAAEAARRAEAAEAEAAAAAQAAQEAAEREAADRAAEEERASRAAAEERSAAAAASSGILSAPSSAPITSEFGNRFHPVYQVWRLHAGMDFGAACGTPVVAAADGVVYSAGFDTGGGNMVIVDHGVQRGVNLTTSYLHFESAAVVSAGQSVSRGQLLGYVGTTGSSTGCHLHFETRENGTPVNPRGWL; encoded by the coding sequence ATGGTGACCACCCCCCGTCCCGGCCGGGACGAGAGCGACGCAGCGACGCGGCTCGCGGGCCGCCGGGCATACCGGGTGAGGCGTGCGCTCGCGGTGGCTCTCGTCGGCGCGCTCGGCGCCGCCACCCCTGCCCTCGCCTCCGACGAGCTGGACGACATCCGGGACCGGCTGGCCAAGGTCGAGCAGGACCGGGAGTCCGCCGCGCAGGAGCGTGAGGCCGGCGAGCAGCGGGTCGAGGACCTGCACGAGGAGCACGAGCACTTCAGTGCCGAGCTGGAGGAGGCGCAGGCCCGTCTGGACGAGACCGCGGGCCAGGTCGAGCAGGCGCGGGTGGTGCTCGACGAGGCAGAGCTGGACCTGGCCGACGCCGAGGCCGAGACCGAGCGGATCGAGGGCGAGCTCGCCGTGGCGCGGGAGAACGAGGCCCAGATCGAGGACTCGATCGAGCAGGTCGCCTCCGACCGGGAGCAGACCCGCACCACGGTCGGGGCGATCGCGCGGGAGAGCTACAAGGACGGGGGTATGGGTTCGCTCGCCACCACCCTGGAGCTGCTGTCGGGCGAGGCGGACGCGGTGGACCAGATGTCGATGGCGCGCACCGTGCTGCGCGTGCAGGACCAGCAGATCCAGCAGCTCGCGACCCAGGAGGCCGAGCAGGTGGCCGAGCAGGACCGGCTCACGGGGATCCGGTCCGACATCGACTACCTCCTGGCGAAGGCTGAGGCCAACGTCGTCGCCAAGGAGCAGGCGCGGGTCGCGGCCGACGCGGCCAAGGTCGAGCTGGAGGAGCTCGAGGCCCAGCAGGAGCAGGCCCGGGCCGACCTCGAGACCGAGAAGGCCAAGGTCGAGGACTCGCTCGCGGCCGAGCAGGAGCGGGCGGAGGACCTGGAGAGCGAGCTCGCGGAGCTGGCCCGGACCAAGCACGGCCTGGAGACCGAGGAGGAGGCCGAGCTGCAGCGGATCGCCGAGGCGGAGGCCCGCCGCAAGGCCGAGGAGGAGGCGCGGCGCAAGGCCGCCGCCGAGGCCGCGGCGAAGAAGGCCGCCGAGGAGGAGGCAGCCCGGCAGCGGGCCGCCGAGCGGGAGGCGGAGCGGCAGCGGGCCGCGGAGGCCGAGGCGCAGCGGCTCCGGGACGAGGCTGCTGCGGCGGAGGCGGCCCGTCGGGCAGAGGCCGCGGAGGCCGAGGCGGCTGCTGCCGCCCAGGCGGCGCAGGAGGCCGCCGAGCGCGAGGCGGCCGACCGTGCCGCCGAGGAGGAGCGGGCCTCACGTGCCGCGGCGGAGGAGCGCAGCGCCGCGGCGGCTGCCTCGTCGGGGATCCTGTCCGCACCCAGCAGCGCCCCGATCACCAGCGAGTTCGGCAACCGGTTCCACCCGGTCTACCAGGTGTGGCGCCTGCACGCCGGCATGGACTTCGGCGCCGCCTGCGGGACACCGGTCGTCGCGGCCGCGGACGGCGTGGTCTACAGCGCGGGCTTCGACACCGGTGGCGGCAACATGGTCATCGTCGACCACGGGGTGCAGCGCGGGGTGAACCTCACCACCAGCTACCTGCACTTCGAGAGTGCGGCCGTGGTCTCCGCCGGTCAGTCGGTCAGCCGCGGGCAGCTGCTGGGGTATGTCGGCACGACCGGCTCGTCGACCGGGTGCCACCTGCACTTCGAGACGCGGGAGAACGGCACGCCGGTCAACCCGCGCGGGTGGCTGTGA
- a CDS encoding MFS transporter has translation MTGTGSSHVSTDRAREERKVLAGTLVGTTIEWYDFFIYAQAAALVLGQLFFAPMGEGGAQLAAWASLGISFLVRPLGAVVAGHLGDRFGRKVVLVFTLVGMGGATAIIGLLPTYAQIGVAAPVLLIFLRLLQGFSAGGEWGGAALMSVEHAPLGKRGLFGAYPQIGVPIGMIVATLFMFGLSTFMTDEQFLTWGWRIPFLFSIVLIGVGYWIRRQVEESPVFAEMARLRQKESAPLGELFRHHRKNVILAALIFAANNAAGYLVIAYFNGYGVNALGMERTQTLIASLLGGVGWLVFTLYGGYLSDKIGRVLTFQIGYGIIILWAIPMWFLLDTASLPLFTLAILVLTVGLGPSYGPQSALYAEMFPARVRYSGVSIGYALGSIVGGAFAPLIAELLLQRTGQSWTIGVYIAVLGLISFVAVSMVPKSLQDSDLHQQEHART, from the coding sequence ATGACCGGGACCGGCAGCAGCCACGTGAGCACCGACCGGGCGCGGGAGGAGCGCAAGGTCCTCGCCGGCACCCTGGTCGGCACCACCATCGAGTGGTACGACTTCTTCATCTACGCCCAGGCGGCCGCGCTCGTCCTCGGCCAGCTCTTCTTCGCGCCCATGGGCGAGGGCGGCGCGCAGCTCGCGGCGTGGGCCTCCCTGGGCATCAGCTTCCTCGTGCGCCCGCTCGGCGCCGTCGTCGCCGGGCACCTCGGCGACCGCTTCGGCCGCAAGGTCGTCCTCGTCTTCACCCTGGTCGGCATGGGCGGCGCCACCGCGATCATCGGGCTGCTGCCGACGTATGCCCAGATCGGCGTCGCGGCCCCGGTCTTGCTCATCTTCCTCCGGCTGCTCCAGGGCTTCTCCGCCGGCGGTGAGTGGGGCGGCGCCGCGCTCATGTCCGTCGAGCACGCGCCGCTGGGCAAGCGGGGCCTGTTCGGGGCCTACCCGCAGATCGGCGTCCCCATCGGCATGATCGTCGCGACGCTGTTCATGTTCGGCCTCAGCACCTTCATGACCGACGAGCAGTTCCTCACCTGGGGCTGGCGCATCCCGTTCCTCTTCTCCATCGTGCTCATCGGCGTGGGGTACTGGATCCGCCGCCAGGTCGAGGAGTCGCCGGTCTTCGCCGAGATGGCCCGGCTGCGGCAGAAGGAGTCGGCCCCGCTCGGCGAGCTCTTCCGGCACCACCGCAAGAACGTCATCCTGGCCGCGCTCATCTTCGCCGCCAACAACGCGGCGGGCTACCTCGTCATCGCCTACTTCAACGGCTACGGCGTCAACGCGCTCGGCATGGAGCGCACCCAGACGCTCATCGCCTCGCTGCTCGGTGGCGTGGGATGGCTGGTCTTCACGCTCTACGGCGGCTACCTCTCCGACAAGATCGGCCGCGTCCTGACGTTCCAGATCGGTTACGGCATCATCATCCTCTGGGCGATCCCCATGTGGTTCCTGCTCGACACCGCGTCGTTGCCGCTCTTCACGCTGGCGATCCTCGTGCTCACCGTCGGGCTCGGGCCGTCCTACGGCCCGCAGTCGGCGCTCTACGCCGAGATGTTCCCCGCCCGGGTGCGCTACTCCGGCGTCTCCATCGGGTATGCCCTCGGCTCGATCGTCGGCGGCGCCTTCGCCCCGCTCATCGCCGAGCTGCTGCTGCAGCGCACCGGCCAGTCCTGGACCATCGGCGTCTACATCGCCGTGCTGGGCCTGATCTCCTTCGTCGCCGTGTCGATGGTGCCGAAGTCGCTGCAGGACTCCGACCTGCACCAGCAGGAGCACGCGCGCACCTGA
- a CDS encoding bifunctional allantoicase/(S)-ureidoglycine aminohydrolase, translated as MPSESPSPTYYVPRGGLPGQTELTTDRAVFTQAYAVLPRGTMRDIVTSLLPFWEGTRLWVIARPLSGFAETFSQYIVEVSPGGGSDRPELDEGAEGVLFVVDGALTLTLEGTEHALEPGSYAFLPPGASWTLHNRSEETATFHWVRKAYQRVPGLDLPEAFVTHERDVEAGAMPDTDGVWRTQRFADPTDVRHDMHVNIVTFEPGGAIPFPETHVMEHGLYVLEGKAMYLLNSDWVEVQAGDFMWLRAFCPQACYAGGPGRFRYLLYKDVNRHAALTL; from the coding sequence ATGCCGAGCGAGAGCCCGAGCCCGACCTACTACGTCCCCCGCGGCGGGCTTCCCGGCCAGACCGAGCTCACGACCGACCGGGCCGTCTTCACCCAGGCGTATGCCGTCCTCCCGCGCGGCACGATGCGCGACATCGTCACCAGCCTGCTGCCGTTCTGGGAGGGGACCCGGCTCTGGGTCATCGCCCGCCCGCTGTCCGGCTTCGCCGAGACCTTCTCGCAGTACATCGTGGAGGTCTCGCCCGGCGGTGGCAGCGACCGTCCCGAGCTCGACGAGGGTGCCGAGGGCGTCCTCTTCGTCGTCGACGGCGCCCTCACCCTCACCCTCGAGGGCACCGAGCACGCGCTGGAGCCGGGCAGCTACGCCTTCCTCCCGCCCGGAGCGAGCTGGACCCTGCACAACCGGAGCGAGGAGACCGCGACCTTCCACTGGGTCCGCAAGGCCTACCAGCGGGTGCCGGGGCTGGACCTGCCCGAGGCCTTCGTCACGCACGAGCGCGACGTCGAGGCCGGCGCGATGCCGGACACCGACGGGGTGTGGCGCACCCAGCGCTTCGCCGACCCCACCGACGTGCGGCACGACATGCACGTCAACATCGTGACCTTCGAGCCCGGCGGGGCCATCCCGTTCCCCGAGACGCACGTCATGGAGCACGGGCTCTACGTCTTGGAGGGCAAGGCGATGTACCTGCTCAACAGCGACTGGGTCGAGGTGCAGGCCGGCGACTTCATGTGGCTGCGGGCGTTCTGCCCGCAGGCCTGCTACGCCGGCGGTCCCGGCCGCTTCCGCTACCTGCTCTACAAGGACGTCAACCGGCACGCAGCGCTGACGCTCTGA